The DNA region TTGAACAATAATGCAGAAAAAGTGACGTTATTTTCAATGAAAACATTGCGTTATATGTTTGGTGTCAAGAGATTTAGACGAGGACTGCTGGCGATGTTCCTTTACAATGGCATGCAGGCGGCGGTATGGTCATTTACTATTCGTCTGGCTTTGGTTATGGATACATCTATCAATGAAAGAGAAGCAGCTAATTATATGATTGTAAGCTTTATAGTATTTTTCATAGGAAGAGCTATTGCCAGTGCTCTTCTGAGTAAAGTGTCAGCAAACAAAGTATTATGGTGGTATTCTTTATGTGGGTGCTTTTGCCTCGCCTATATAGTTTTAATTCCGAATTTTTCTGTAATGTATGCAGTAGTTCTTGCTAGTGTTTTCATGGGCCCTGGTTATCCGACAATTTATGCTAAATCATTGCAGAATGTAGAACCATCTTATCGTGAGGCTGCAGCGGCAGCGATGGTTATGTCAATTGTTGGCGGAGCAATATTTCCGGCAATTCTAGGATTGGCAGCTGATATAACGGGAATGATGCACATAGCATTCATTATTCCCCTGGTCTGTTTTGCAGTTATTGCTTGGTATTTCTATACTGAAATCAAAGCGGATCAAAAAGGGAGTATAGTTAAAACAAAAACTGTAACAGCAAATAATTGAAATTAAGAATAAGAGCTCGAGCTTCCAGTGGTGCATAACTTAGATGTTGTGCACCACTAAAATAGTTTATGCAAAGACATATAATCAAGCAGCCTACTGGCAATTTGAACAGAAGGCTTTTTTTATGCTTGTTTGTATCTTGAGTTTTGTAAAAGCCATGGAAGATCATAAAGACGAATTCATTTTAATCCTAGCCGGATATCCAAATGAAATGGACTTTTTTTTACGGACCAATCCGGGACTCCAGTCGCGTTTTCCTATTCATCTTGATTTTCCTGATTATACACAAGATGAATTGCTAAAGATTGCCGAACTCATTTGTGTCACACGCCAGTATGAGCTTGCTGAATCAACTAAATTGGCACTACTAGCTATGTTAGCACGGGCGCTTAGTGGTGCAGAACATTTTGGTAATGCTCGAACAGTCAGAAACATCATTGAAAAAGCTATACGCCATCAAGCAGTACGACTTTTTAAGCAACCCACATTTACTCGTAAAGAGTTACTTCTTTTAGAACCTGCTGATTTAAGGGAGGTAGGGTTATGCAAGAATGTGTAATTGTTGGGCGACCTAATTCAGGAAAAACAGTTTTTGCTATTCAATTTGCCCATTATATGGGAGCCAAAAGTGTTGATATTACGGCAAAATCACCAGATAATTTGTTAACCTGCAGGCATTATACGATTGAAGAAGCCAAAAGGGAACTTTGTAGCAATACTTGCCACAAAACGCGCAGCCTTCAGTCAATGATTATCAAAATGACTGTTGGTAAAGCGCAAGTTCTATTCAAATTAACGGATACATGCGGGCTTACTGAAGAAATTCATTCCGATCCAGCCATCCGTTATGGCATGGCGCAGACACTAAGACTAATGCGTACGGCAAATTTAATTTTACATATGATTGATGTATCTCAGCGATCTGATATTCTTCATAAAGAAGAAACAATTGACCGTGAAATTTATCATTATGGTATTACACGCAAGTTTTATATTATTTTAGCCAATAAAATGGATTTACCTATAGCCAAACAGGGATTTGGGCAGTTAAAATCGAACTTTCCTAGTGCTTTAATCGTGCCTGTTTCAGCGCTTTATAATCATGGATTGGGGGAAGTGAAATCTTATGTGGCATGCAATATCTGAGGTTTTCCTGCCCTTCTTAGCAGTTCTGTTTACAGCTGTTTCAGTCAAATTGGCGGACGATTATTTAGATGAAGAACAAGATGGACTGTTAGGAAAATTTAATTTTACGCATTACTTAGGTAAAGGAATACCTATCTACGGGTTGCTCAGTCTGGCTGTCGCTGCAACGTTAGACGCTACCGTCAGTGTTCCCCTGTTTTTAGCCTGTTATATCCTGGGGATGTGTCATGACACTGGTAGTCATTATCCGCTCGGGCTTACAGGAATTCAAGAAGGATTACTTGTCTTATTATTTGGCTATGTGTGGTTCGGTTGGAAAGTATTCAGTTTTTCTTTACTGTTTATTTTCGCTGTGCAATGCCTAGATGATTGGATTGATGCAGAAAAAGATCGGCAAGTGGGAAAGAAAAATTTTGTCCATTTGTTTGGAAAAATAGAATGTATATTGCTGGCACTCATTTGTTTCAGTCTCGCCTGTTGTATTAATGTTTGTTTGTTTATCCCTACATTGGCAGGATTTATGCTAACTTATGTTGCATTAATGAAGTTCGAAAGGGGGGACTCAAAGTGATGGGATGGATCAGTCTGGCTCTTTGCTGTTTGTTTATCGGTTTTGTTTGGGGTAAAGCCGTAGGGAAACACTTAGGAAAACAATTGATGAAAACAGCGCTGCCCTTACAAATACGGCAACAATCTTTGGAAAAGGGGTACTGTATATTCTGTCATCGTGTTTTTCGCTATCAATTACGGTTGCTCAAAGACTCTGCTCGTAAAAAGTCTTATTAAATCTATGTATGGTTAAGAAAGTGTTAATTGCCCCCGTGTAGCCGTTTTCATAGAAGAACGAGTGAGAAAGCTTGGCAAAATTTCTTTGAGTAGTGTAAAATATACTATATTAGTACAAAATGATAGTTGATGCTTACTAGAGGCTACTATAGCCTCTAGATTATTTTTGATTATCAAATTTTAAAGGAGGTGAGTGCTATGCCGGAAGTTATAGGTGAGTTATCAGGTATTCGGAAAAATGTCATTGAACAATTAAAAGGGCTATATGATCTCTCTGTTCCTTATGGGCAAATTGTTACGAATGAACTTGCCGAAAAATTAGCTGTTCTCACATGTCAGATTAGTCGGGAAATTGCCGTCTATCTGAATCGGCATGGTCAAATAACGAGTGTTTCTGTAGGGGATCAACGGACAGTTTCCTTGCCGGAAATCAATGGTCGTCGTGCTAAACATCGTTTAAGTGGAATACGCTGTCTTCATACACATCCAGGTGGTAACAGTCTGCTAAGTGCCGTAGATGTATCAACGCTCAAAGAGATGCATTTTGATCTCATGGTCGCTATTGGAGCTGCTGATAGCAGTGTTACATCCTTGAGTATGGGATTTATTACGGAAATTGTTGATGATAAAGAACAGTTTGAGCAGATGGGTCCGTTGACATTACAAGACATGACAGCAATTGACTTTGGGTATTTGTTGTCCATTATTGAACGTAGACTTTCTTTAAGTACAAAAACGCATTCTCTTCAGGAAGAAGAGCGGGCAATCCTCGTTGGTATTGAACGTAAGGGTAGCTGGGATGTAGAAGATTCACTGAATGAGCTTGAAGAATTAGCCATTACGGCTGGAGCCAGTGTGGTCGGGCGTTTCTGGCAAAAACGTGATAAACCAGACAGTGCTTTATTTATTGGGCGAGGCAAAGTTCAGGAAATTAGTTTGGCTAAGCAAGAACTTGAAGCGAATTTAGTTATATTGGATGATGAACTTTCGCCTGCTCAGCAACGTAATCTTGAACAATTGTTAGGTATTAAGGTAGTGGATCGTACGGGCTTAATTTTAGACATTTTTGCCCAACGGGCTCGAACGCATGAAGGCAAGCTTCAAGTCGAACTGGCACAGCTACGCTATGTTTTGCCAAGACTCGGAGGTCAAGGATTGGTTCTTTCCAGGTTGGGGGGCGGAATCGGTACAAGAGGGCCTGGTGAAACAAAGCTTGAAGTGGATCGTCGACATATTCGTTCCCGTATTAGTGAATTGGAACGTGAGATTAAATGTGTCAAAAAACAGCGACTCTTGCACAGAGAACAGCGCGAAAAAAACAACTTGGCAACAGTATCTCTTGTCGGTTACACCAATGCAGGTAAATCAACGCTCTTAAACGCTTTAACTCAGGCCGACGTTTTGGCGGAAGACAAGTTATTTGCCACACTAGATCCAACTACACGTAAAATTGAGTTGCCTAGTGGTCGTGAGGTCTTGCTAACAGATACAGTGGGGTTTATTCAGAAATTGCCTCATCAGCTTGTAGCTGCTTTTCAGGCTACTCTAGAGGAAGTGACTGAGGCTGATCTATTGCTTCATGTGATAGATGCCAGTCATCCTCTTTATGAACAGCAAAGTGATGCTGTCTGGCAAGTTCTTAAGGAACTACATTGTGAAACCAAACCAGCCATTACCTTATTTAATAAAATTGATAAAATTGCCGAATCCGAAAGTATTACGCGCATGACACGGCTATCAGGAAGTATTGCCCTATCTGTCCTTCATCCTGATCAGGATGAGGGGCTAGCCCCTCTCTTAAAGTTAATTGATGAACATTTACCCTTGCATTGGATTTCTTGTTTATTGAAAATTCCTTATGATGCTAGCGCGAAACTAGCCCAATTATATGAACTGGCAAAGGTGAAAAATGTCGATTATCAAGATCAGGGGATTTTGGTTAAAGTTTCGCTTCCTTCTGAGTATTTTGAACGTTATAATCAATATGTAGTGGAGATGGATACATGTCAACGTGGATAAATCAAACTTTTTCAACTAAACTTCGAGAAACAAAAATGCAAGCTTTAGCTGCTATTGAGCCTGCATTTCGAGAAATCGATGAAATTGCACAAATGAATACGGGACGAGTCTTAGATGCCTTTCGTCGTTACCAACTGTCTGACTATGACTTTCGCCAAACAACAGGTTATGCTTATGGTGATGCGGGACGCGACAAGCTTGAACAAATTTGGGCTGATTTATGCGGTGCTGAACAAGCTTTGTTGCGTACGCAATTTGTATCAGGAACCCATGCTTTAACTTGCGTCTTGTTTGGTATTTTGCGTCCTGGTGATGAACTTTTAGCTGCTACAGGCGCTCCTTATGATACCATACAAACGGTCATAGGTTTTAGCCAGCCGACGGCTGGTTCGCTTATCGATTGGGGCGTAACGTATCGCGAGCTTGCTATGACGGATCAAGGAATTGATCTTGAACGTTTGCCCGCGATGATTACTGATAAAACAAAAGTTGTGCTGTTGCAGCGTTCTCGTGGCTATAGTCTGCGTAAAACATTAACAATTGACGATATTAAACAGGCCTGTGCCAGAATACATGCTATCAAACCTGATTGCATTTGTTTTGTTGATAACTGTTATGGCGAATTTGTTGAATCGTGTGAGCCTACGGCAGTAGGTGCTGATGTTATTGCGGGATCGCTCATTAAAAATCCCGGTGGCGGTATTGCGCCAAATGGCGGCTATGTAGCTGGACGAAAAGATCTCGTTGAACTTGCTGCTTATCGATTAACAGCACCTGGTCTTGGTGCTGAGCTTGGAGCTTCCTTAACAGGGAATCGTTTGCTTTATCAGGGCTTATTTTTAGCACCTCATGTTGTTGCCCAAGCAGTTAAGGGCGCTATTTTTGCTGCTGCATATTTTTCATTACTTGGCTACAAGGTCTTTCCGCAAGCAAATGAAAGTCGAAGCGATATTATTCAGGCCATTACATTAGGTTCACCAGAAAAAATGGTTGCTTTTTGTCGCGGTTTGCAACATTTTTCACCAGTTGATGCACATGCTTTCCCTGAACCAAGTGGTATGCCTGGTTATGCCGATGCCGTTATTATGGCGGGGGGAACCTTTATTCAAGGATCTTCTATTGAATTAAGTGCTGATGGACCGATACGTGCCCCATTTGCCGTATATCTTCAGGGCGGTCTTACTTTCGAACATTGCATCATGGGTGTCATGGGAGCTGCGGCTGAATTAGAAAATGTTGATCGCTGATACAGTCTTCGGTATTTAACAGGAAAAAGAAGAATTATGTCGAATAATATTAACTTGAAATAACATGTTACAACTTTTCGGTGATAACTATGGAATATTTTATTGTATTCATTGCGACTTTGGGTGTCGCAACGTATTTCGTTTATGTAGCAGCAAATAAGAATTTTCACATTGATTTGCGGCTTAAACCGCTTATTTTGTGTGCTTGTTGTGCTTTATTCATTGGCAATTTTTTACTGCGATTTGTTGGCAGTTTTGTCGGTTTTGTAGGTGTGATTACTCTTGTACTGGTTTGTGCGGTAGTATGTTCTTATTTAACTTTCCGCAATAAACCTGTTGAAGAAAATGATTTTTTTGACGATTTTATTATGGCACAACAAGAAATGTGTTCGGACAGCTTCTTACCGGATGAAGTGCAACAAAACGAAATTTTTTTACCTGAATCAAATTCGGTAATGGAAAATGAACAAAAACCCATCTCCAATTCTCTTGATCAATTACTAGAACAGGCATTTACACAAAAAAGCGAATTACAATTAGCGGCTGCCTTAAAAACCTTTAAAACTGCCTTATTATTATATGAAGATACTGATAATGCCCCCATGATTATCGTTGAAATGGGCAGTATTTTTAAAGCCCTTGGTCAATATGATGAGGCTATTCAACTTTTTTCTGAAGGACGTAACTTACCCTCAGTCAAGAAGAATAACAGATTAAATCAGCAA from Pelorhabdus rhamnosifermentans includes:
- a CDS encoding AAA family ATPase encodes the protein MLVCILSFVKAMEDHKDEFILILAGYPNEMDFFLRTNPGLQSRFPIHLDFPDYTQDELLKIAELICVTRQYELAESTKLALLAMLARALSGAEHFGNARTVRNIIEKAIRHQAVRLFKQPTFTRKELLLLEPADLREVGLCKNV
- a CDS encoding GTPase domain-containing protein codes for the protein MQECVIVGRPNSGKTVFAIQFAHYMGAKSVDITAKSPDNLLTCRHYTIEEAKRELCSNTCHKTRSLQSMIIKMTVGKAQVLFKLTDTCGLTEEIHSDPAIRYGMAQTLRLMRTANLILHMIDVSQRSDILHKEETIDREIYHYGITRKFYIILANKMDLPIAKQGFGQLKSNFPSALIVPVSALYNHGLGEVKSYVACNI
- the hflX gene encoding GTPase HflX encodes the protein MPEVIGELSGIRKNVIEQLKGLYDLSVPYGQIVTNELAEKLAVLTCQISREIAVYLNRHGQITSVSVGDQRTVSLPEINGRRAKHRLSGIRCLHTHPGGNSLLSAVDVSTLKEMHFDLMVAIGAADSSVTSLSMGFITEIVDDKEQFEQMGPLTLQDMTAIDFGYLLSIIERRLSLSTKTHSLQEEERAILVGIERKGSWDVEDSLNELEELAITAGASVVGRFWQKRDKPDSALFIGRGKVQEISLAKQELEANLVILDDELSPAQQRNLEQLLGIKVVDRTGLILDIFAQRARTHEGKLQVELAQLRYVLPRLGGQGLVLSRLGGGIGTRGPGETKLEVDRRHIRSRISELEREIKCVKKQRLLHREQREKNNLATVSLVGYTNAGKSTLLNALTQADVLAEDKLFATLDPTTRKIELPSGREVLLTDTVGFIQKLPHQLVAAFQATLEEVTEADLLLHVIDASHPLYEQQSDAVWQVLKELHCETKPAITLFNKIDKIAESESITRMTRLSGSIALSVLHPDQDEGLAPLLKLIDEHLPLHWISCLLKIPYDASAKLAQLYELAKVKNVDYQDQGILVKVSLPSEYFERYNQYVVEMDTCQRG
- a CDS encoding methionine gamma-lyase family protein translates to MSTWINQTFSTKLRETKMQALAAIEPAFREIDEIAQMNTGRVLDAFRRYQLSDYDFRQTTGYAYGDAGRDKLEQIWADLCGAEQALLRTQFVSGTHALTCVLFGILRPGDELLAATGAPYDTIQTVIGFSQPTAGSLIDWGVTYRELAMTDQGIDLERLPAMITDKTKVVLLQRSRGYSLRKTLTIDDIKQACARIHAIKPDCICFVDNCYGEFVESCEPTAVGADVIAGSLIKNPGGGIAPNGGYVAGRKDLVELAAYRLTAPGLGAELGASLTGNRLLYQGLFLAPHVVAQAVKGAIFAAAYFSLLGYKVFPQANESRSDIIQAITLGSPEKMVAFCRGLQHFSPVDAHAFPEPSGMPGYADAVIMAGGTFIQGSSIELSADGPIRAPFAVYLQGGLTFEHCIMGVMGAAAELENVDR
- a CDS encoding tetratricopeptide repeat protein; translation: MEYFIVFIATLGVATYFVYVAANKNFHIDLRLKPLILCACCALFIGNFLLRFVGSFVGFVGVITLVLVCAVVCSYLTFRNKPVEENDFFDDFIMAQQEMCSDSFLPDEVQQNEIFLPESNSVMENEQKPISNSLDQLLEQAFTQKSELQLAAALKTFKTALLLYEDTDNAPMIIVEMGSIFKALGQYDEAIQLFSEGRNLPSVKKNNRLNQQFIEMIAFLRIIKANLLEHQIGFVPYDKIPLAFIHKINDEFQEWLSLSHSKP